In a genomic window of Microbacterium amylolyticum:
- the trpB gene encoding tryptophan synthase subunit beta, which produces MSLRDQPGPFFGDFGGRYMPESLIAAIDELDAAHAAAMADPEFRRELAELLSEYAGRPSPLTEVPRFAAHAGGARVFLKREDLNHTGSHKINNVLGQALLTRRLGKTRVIAETGAGQHGVATATAAALFGLTCTIYMGEVDTERQALNVARMRLLGAEVIPVTTGSRTLKDAINEAYRDWVASVETTNYVFGTAAGPHPFPAMVRDFQKIISEEAREQILAKTGALPDAVLACVGGGSNAIGMFDAFIDDESVKLYGVEAAGDGIDTVRHAASIERGRPGVLHGAKTYVLMDDDGQTIESHSISAGLDYPGVGPEHAWLAATGRATYIPATDDEAMHALRLLTESEGIIPAIESAHALAGALRIGQELGPDAVLAVCLSGRGDKDMDTAAKYFGLYDERDER; this is translated from the coding sequence ATGTCGCTGCGCGATCAGCCAGGACCATTCTTCGGCGATTTCGGTGGGCGCTATATGCCCGAATCGCTGATCGCCGCAATCGACGAGCTGGACGCTGCGCACGCCGCCGCGATGGCCGACCCGGAATTCCGCCGGGAACTGGCTGAGCTGCTCAGCGAATACGCCGGGCGTCCGTCTCCGCTCACCGAGGTTCCGCGGTTCGCCGCGCACGCGGGTGGGGCGCGCGTTTTTCTGAAGCGCGAGGATCTGAACCACACCGGCAGTCACAAGATCAACAATGTGCTCGGCCAGGCGCTTCTCACCCGGCGCCTGGGGAAGACGCGCGTTATCGCTGAGACCGGGGCCGGACAGCACGGTGTTGCCACGGCAACGGCGGCGGCGCTGTTCGGCCTCACCTGCACGATTTACATGGGCGAGGTCGATACCGAGCGTCAGGCTCTCAACGTTGCCCGTATGCGTCTTCTCGGCGCCGAGGTGATTCCCGTGACAACGGGCTCGCGCACCCTGAAAGACGCGATCAACGAGGCATACCGCGACTGGGTGGCAAGCGTTGAGACCACGAACTACGTTTTCGGAACGGCCGCAGGCCCGCACCCATTCCCGGCGATGGTGCGCGATTTCCAGAAGATCATCTCGGAAGAGGCACGCGAGCAGATCCTGGCGAAAACCGGCGCGTTGCCCGATGCCGTTCTCGCCTGCGTTGGCGGCGGATCGAACGCGATCGGGATGTTCGACGCGTTCATCGATGATGAGTCGGTAAAGCTGTACGGCGTTGAGGCGGCGGGCGACGGAATCGACACCGTGCGTCATGCGGCGTCGATTGAGCGCGGACGTCCGGGCGTTCTGCACGGAGCGAAAACCTACGTTCTGATGGATGACGATGGCCAGACGATCGAGTCTCACTCGATTTCGGCTGGTCTCGATTATCCGGGCGTCGGTCCTGAGCACGCATGGTTGGCCGCCACCGGCCGGGCAACCTACATTCCCGCAACGGACGACGAGGCAATGCATGCGCTGCGCTTGCTGACCGAGTCGGAGGGGATCATTCCCGCGATCGAGTCCGCTCACGCTCTCGCCGGAGCGCTACGCATCGGACAAGAACTCGGCCCCGACGCTGTTTTGGCCGTGTGCCTGTCGGGCCGCGGAGACAAAGACATGGATACGGCTGCGAAGTACTTCGGGCTGTACGACGAAAGGGACGAGCGATGA
- a CDS encoding glutamate synthase subunit beta, which yields MADPKGFLKVTERETPARRPVPVRILDWKEVYEPGDQAVLKRQAGRCMDCGVPFCHQGCPLGNLIPEWNDLTWKGEGRAAIDRLHATNNFPEFTGRLCPAPCEASCVLGINQPAVTIKQVEVSIIDEAVANGWVEPKPPSRLTGKTVAVVGSGPAGLAAAQQLTRAGHTVAVYERDDRIGGLLRYGIPDFKMEKKHLEMRLRQMRDEGTRFRAGVEIGVDITWDQLRARYDAIVVATGATVPRPLDIPGRDLDGVHYAMEYLVEANKVVAGDQVPNQITAEGKHVIVIGGGDTGADCIGTANRQGALSVTNLAIGKRPSDDRPEHQPWPMMPTVFEVSSAHEEGVERAYLASTVEFLRNDAGEVRALRLAETEYLPDGRRVPKEGTERDIPADLVLIAMGFTGPEQEYLEQQLSAKFTDRGNVARDDNSYESSEPGVFVAGDAGRGQSLIVWAIAEGRAAAAKVDEFLMGETFLPAPVKPTDVPIHV from the coding sequence GTGGCTGACCCCAAAGGCTTCCTGAAGGTAACCGAGCGGGAGACTCCCGCTCGCCGTCCCGTGCCCGTGCGCATCCTTGACTGGAAGGAGGTGTACGAGCCGGGAGACCAGGCAGTGCTGAAGCGGCAGGCTGGCCGCTGCATGGACTGCGGCGTTCCGTTCTGTCATCAGGGTTGCCCACTCGGAAACCTCATTCCCGAGTGGAACGACCTCACCTGGAAGGGTGAAGGACGCGCGGCGATTGATCGTCTGCACGCCACGAACAACTTCCCGGAGTTCACGGGTCGGCTCTGCCCGGCGCCCTGCGAGGCGTCGTGTGTGCTCGGCATCAACCAGCCGGCCGTCACGATCAAGCAGGTTGAGGTCTCGATCATCGATGAGGCCGTTGCCAACGGCTGGGTCGAGCCCAAGCCGCCGTCGCGTCTCACCGGCAAGACCGTTGCCGTTGTCGGATCCGGTCCTGCCGGCCTTGCCGCGGCCCAGCAGCTCACGCGCGCCGGCCACACGGTCGCCGTGTACGAGCGCGATGACCGCATCGGTGGTCTGCTGCGCTACGGCATCCCTGACTTCAAGATGGAGAAGAAGCATCTCGAGATGCGCCTTCGCCAGATGCGCGACGAGGGAACACGTTTCCGCGCCGGCGTTGAGATCGGCGTCGACATCACCTGGGATCAGCTCCGCGCGCGCTATGACGCCATCGTCGTGGCTACCGGTGCGACGGTTCCTCGTCCGCTCGACATCCCTGGCCGCGACCTCGACGGCGTTCACTACGCCATGGAGTACCTTGTCGAGGCGAACAAGGTCGTCGCGGGAGATCAGGTTCCCAACCAGATCACTGCCGAGGGCAAGCACGTCATCGTCATTGGAGGCGGTGACACCGGAGCTGACTGCATCGGAACCGCGAACCGCCAGGGCGCGCTGAGCGTGACGAACCTCGCGATCGGTAAGCGTCCGTCCGACGATCGTCCCGAGCACCAGCCGTGGCCGATGATGCCAACCGTTTTCGAGGTCTCGAGCGCTCACGAAGAGGGCGTCGAACGCGCCTACCTGGCATCGACCGTCGAATTCTTGCGGAACGACGCCGGTGAGGTACGGGCCCTGCGGCTGGCCGAGACGGAGTACCTTCCCGATGGCCGCCGTGTGCCGAAGGAAGGCACCGAACGGGACATCCCCGCCGACCTCGTTCTTATTGCGATGGGCTTCACCGGCCCCGAGCAGGAGTACCTCGAGCAGCAGCTGTCGGCGAAGTTCACTGACCGCGGCAACGTTGCGCGTGACGACAACTCGTACGAGTCGTCCGAGCCCGGCGTATTCGTGGCAGGAGACGCGGGGCGTGGCCAGTCGTTGATCGTCTGGGCTATTGCCGAGGGCCGTGCTGCGGCCGCGAAGGTTGACGAATTCCTGATGGGGGAGACCTTCCTCCCCGCTCCCGTCAAACCGACGGACGTTCCGATTCACGTGTGA
- a CDS encoding Trp biosynthesis-associated membrane protein, translating into MTAAPAFAVRRGRLTSVLLMLIGGALAVISSTQTWATAHVDDIAIPAAGSEALPLLQPLSLAALALALALTLVGKVLRYVLGVLAVILGGGLGALSFQMALVTPVAALQPVVTDHTGIMGDESVAALVDAVSVTAWPWFTVLFSVLIAAGGVLALVTGSQWRQGGRRYDAAASREGAEDGRALDAVNSWDDLSRGDDPTRSSDTPPDPPRGAAPQA; encoded by the coding sequence GTGACGGCCGCGCCGGCGTTCGCGGTGCGCCGCGGCCGCTTGACGAGCGTTCTGTTGATGCTCATCGGCGGCGCACTTGCGGTGATCTCCTCCACCCAAACATGGGCGACGGCGCATGTCGATGACATTGCGATCCCTGCCGCCGGGAGCGAGGCGCTTCCGCTCCTGCAGCCGCTGAGCCTTGCCGCGCTGGCACTCGCGCTGGCACTCACCCTCGTCGGTAAAGTGCTGCGATACGTTCTCGGTGTGCTCGCTGTCATCCTCGGTGGTGGCCTCGGCGCGCTGTCCTTTCAGATGGCACTTGTCACGCCCGTTGCTGCACTTCAGCCGGTCGTCACGGATCATACGGGGATCATGGGCGATGAATCGGTCGCCGCACTCGTTGACGCGGTCAGCGTCACGGCATGGCCGTGGTTCACCGTGCTGTTCTCCGTTCTGATCGCAGCAGGAGGCGTGCTCGCGCTCGTGACCGGTTCCCAGTGGCGACAGGGCGGACGGCGATACGACGCCGCAGCCAGTCGCGAAGGCGCCGAAGACGGCCGTGCGCTAGACGCGGTGAACTCGTGGGACGACCTCTCACGAGGTGACGATCCGACTCGCTCTTCCGATACGCCTCCCGACCCGCCCCGCGGCGCGGCCCCGCAGGCTTGA
- the trpC gene encoding indole-3-glycerol phosphate synthase TrpC, whose protein sequence is MSLLADLTAGAVEDAEMRRAERPLSVVERLAEDAPTARDAVAFLSRGDTIRVIAEVKRASPSRGDLAAIPDPAHQAALYEQGGASTISVLTEGRRFKGSLDDLSAVKARVSLPVLRKDFIANRYQVTEARAAGADLVLLIVSALERPVLAELFGAITEMGMTPLVEAHSADEVAIAADLGAPIIGVNARDLSDFTLDRDLFERLRPGIPDGTIAVAESAVSTPEDVVHYRRAGADVALIGEALVTGDPVSSLEAFISATEGI, encoded by the coding sequence ATGTCTCTCCTCGCCGACCTGACTGCGGGGGCGGTGGAGGATGCGGAAATGCGTCGCGCCGAGCGCCCGCTTTCCGTCGTGGAGCGACTCGCTGAGGATGCCCCCACCGCACGCGACGCCGTGGCGTTCCTCTCACGTGGCGACACGATTCGCGTGATCGCCGAGGTCAAACGCGCCAGCCCGTCGCGCGGAGACCTCGCGGCGATTCCCGATCCCGCACATCAGGCAGCTCTCTATGAGCAGGGCGGTGCATCGACAATCAGCGTGCTCACGGAAGGGCGCCGATTCAAGGGATCGCTCGACGACCTTTCGGCGGTGAAAGCGCGCGTTTCCTTGCCGGTTCTCCGTAAGGACTTCATCGCCAACCGCTACCAGGTGACAGAGGCACGTGCGGCGGGTGCCGACCTCGTACTTCTCATCGTTTCGGCTCTGGAACGTCCCGTGCTCGCGGAGCTGTTCGGCGCCATCACCGAGATGGGCATGACGCCGCTTGTCGAGGCGCATTCGGCTGACGAAGTCGCAATTGCCGCCGATCTTGGCGCTCCGATTATCGGTGTGAATGCTCGCGACCTCAGCGATTTCACGCTGGATCGTGATCTCTTCGAACGGCTACGTCCCGGGATTCCCGATGGCACCATCGCTGTGGCCGAATCGGCTGTTTCCACGCCAGAGGACGTTGTTCACTATCGCCGGGCGGGCGCCGATGTGGCGCTGATCGGCGAGGCGCTTGTGACGGGAGACCCCGTTTCCAGCCTCGAGGCCTTTATTTCCGCAACCGAAGGGATCTGA
- the trpA gene encoding tryptophan synthase subunit alpha → MTSAVEKAIDAAQAEGRGAFVGYLPAGYPSIAESIEAAVALAENGADVIEIGPPYSDPVMDGPVIQVATNAALVAGFRTSDLFDVVRGITARTDVPVLVMTYWNLVVQYGVERYAADLAAAGGAGLITPDITPDMAGEWITAADEHGLDKVFLAAPTSSDERLRMIVEVSSGFVYTVSTMGITGERQDLDQAARTLIGRLRDHGAERACVGIGVSTPEHVSGVVSYADGAIVGTALVRALRDGGVEGLAAKARELAAGTVRAS, encoded by the coding sequence ATGACGTCGGCTGTTGAGAAGGCAATTGACGCCGCACAGGCCGAGGGCCGTGGTGCGTTCGTCGGCTACCTTCCCGCCGGCTACCCCTCGATCGCCGAGTCGATTGAGGCGGCAGTTGCTCTGGCAGAAAACGGCGCCGACGTCATTGAGATTGGCCCGCCGTACAGCGATCCGGTCATGGATGGTCCGGTCATTCAGGTGGCCACGAACGCGGCTCTTGTCGCGGGATTCCGCACCTCCGACCTATTCGATGTCGTTCGAGGGATCACGGCGCGCACCGATGTTCCGGTTCTCGTGATGACGTACTGGAACCTTGTGGTGCAGTACGGCGTTGAGCGCTACGCGGCTGATCTCGCCGCCGCCGGCGGCGCCGGCCTGATCACGCCTGACATCACCCCGGACATGGCAGGGGAGTGGATCACCGCCGCCGATGAGCACGGCCTGGACAAGGTTTTTCTCGCAGCGCCTACATCGAGTGATGAGCGCCTGCGCATGATCGTCGAGGTCTCGAGCGGATTCGTCTACACGGTCTCGACGATGGGCATCACGGGCGAGCGCCAGGATCTCGACCAGGCTGCTCGTACGCTCATCGGACGCCTGCGAGACCATGGCGCCGAGCGTGCCTGCGTTGGCATCGGCGTCTCGACGCCCGAACACGTGAGCGGTGTCGTTTCCTACGCCGACGGCGCGATTGTTGGTACAGCGCTTGTTCGTGCACTTCGTGATGGCGGTGTCGAAGGACTTGCCGCGAAGGCGCGCGAGCTTGCGGCTGGCACCGTCCGCGCATCCTGA
- the gltB gene encoding glutamate synthase large subunit has product MASRLRQSAPGALPPKQGMYNPAFEKDACGLAMVATLRGKPGHDIVDLALEALTNLEHRGAIGSDAGTGDGAGILTQMPDGFLRAVTSFELPPVGQYAAGMMFLPTDPAERDAQKKGVEQIASAENLYVLGWREVPVVPDNLGRLARDAQPAIEQLFVASAQAGHQEPLEGIALDRRAYRLRKRAQHELDAYFVSLSSRTLGYKGMVTTLQLEPFYLDLQDERFQTELAVVHSRYSTNTFPSWPLAQPLRMLAHNGEINTVGGNRNWMRARQSQLASDLLGDMKPLLPICSDTESDSASLDEVLELLTLAGRSLPHAMLMTVPEAHEKKTDLDPDLKAFYDYHGGQMEPWDGPAALLATDGTLVCATLDRNGLRPGRWTVTTDGLVVIGSETGVLDFPSERIESRGRLQPGTMFVVDTAQGRIISDAEIKRELAQQEPWQEWLDKGTVRLSELPEREHLVHPIASIRRRQRTFGYTEEELKILLGPMGRNGAEPIGAMGSDTPIAALSERPRLLFDYFVQQFAQVTNPPLDSIREEVVTSLALNLGPEGNLLTWGPDHARGVGLDFPVIDNDELAKIQHIDSALPGRTSVTVPVLYRVSSGAKGMQKRLERVCQDVDRAIEDGAEFIVLSDRDSNQDLAPIPSLLAVSAVHHHLIRKETRMKVGLVVEAGDVREVHHVAVLLGYGATAVNPYLAMETVEHLVRSGSVTGVTPEKAVKNLIYALGKGVLKIMSKIGISSVSSYAGAQVFEAVGLSSELVESYFTGTETKIEGVGLEAIARDTAERHAFAYPEDRAPRAHERLWTGGEYQWRRDGSPHLFNPETVFRLQHSTRTRRYDIFREYTKMVDDQAESLKTLRGLFRFTEGARTPIPLDEVEPVSEIVKRFSTGAMSYGSISREAHETLARAMNQIGGRSNTGEGGEDVDRLLDPERRSAIKQVASGRFGVTSMYLTHADDIQIKLAQGAKPGEGGQLPPGKVYPWVARTRHSTPGVGLISPPPHHDIYSIEDLKQLIFDLKRANPSARIHTKLVSQSGIGTVAAGVAKALSDVILVSGHDGGTGASPLNSLKHAGTPWELGLAETQQTLMLNGMRERVVVQVDGQMKTGRDVMIAALLGAEEYGFATAPLVVEGCIMMRVCHLDTCPVGVATQNPVLRERYTGKVEHVVNFMEFIAQEVREYLAELGFRTLEEAIGHVEMLDVDRAIRHWKADGLNLSPILRGPVFSADEPRLNRRKQDHELEEHFDVQLIEKAEHVLASGGEITIDLPVRNTARAVGTMLGHHLTKAHGEQGLPEGAITVNLTGSAGQSFGAFVPSGITLRLTGDSNDYVGKGLSGGKIVVRPPLGATFEASKNVIAGNVIGYGATRGSMFLRGKVGERFLVRNSGATAVVEGVGDHALEYMTGGLAVILGETGRNLGAGMSGGTAYIYGLDEARVNAQALASGELTLGELGPADVEILRDLLEQHVLETGSQLAQQMLDEFETEVTKFTRVTPRDFAAVQQTRQAAIAEGLDPDGDVVWNRILEVTGG; this is encoded by the coding sequence ATGGCATCTCGCCTGCGTCAGAGCGCGCCCGGCGCGCTTCCCCCCAAGCAGGGCATGTACAACCCCGCGTTCGAGAAGGACGCGTGCGGCCTCGCAATGGTCGCTACCCTTCGTGGCAAGCCCGGTCACGACATTGTTGATCTCGCCCTTGAGGCGCTGACCAACCTGGAGCACCGCGGAGCCATCGGCTCCGATGCGGGCACCGGAGACGGCGCCGGCATTCTCACGCAGATGCCAGATGGCTTCCTGCGTGCGGTCACGTCGTTTGAGCTACCACCCGTTGGGCAGTACGCGGCCGGCATGATGTTCTTGCCGACCGACCCGGCGGAGCGCGACGCGCAGAAGAAGGGCGTCGAGCAGATCGCATCGGCCGAAAACCTTTACGTTCTCGGATGGCGAGAGGTTCCGGTTGTGCCGGACAACCTCGGTCGCCTTGCACGCGACGCGCAGCCCGCGATCGAACAGCTGTTCGTTGCCAGCGCTCAGGCCGGCCACCAGGAGCCCCTGGAAGGCATCGCGCTTGATCGTCGTGCCTACCGCCTGCGTAAGCGCGCCCAGCACGAGCTCGATGCGTACTTCGTATCGCTCTCCAGCCGCACCCTCGGCTACAAGGGCATGGTGACCACGCTGCAGCTCGAGCCGTTCTATCTCGATCTGCAGGACGAGCGTTTCCAGACGGAACTCGCGGTGGTTCACTCGCGCTACTCCACCAACACCTTCCCGTCCTGGCCGCTCGCACAGCCGTTGCGCATGCTCGCCCACAACGGTGAGATCAACACGGTTGGCGGTAACCGCAACTGGATGCGCGCGCGTCAATCGCAGCTGGCATCCGATCTGCTGGGCGACATGAAGCCGCTTCTGCCGATCTGTTCCGACACCGAGTCCGACTCGGCCTCGTTGGACGAGGTTCTCGAGTTGCTGACGCTCGCCGGCCGTTCGCTTCCGCACGCGATGCTGATGACCGTTCCGGAAGCACACGAGAAGAAGACGGATCTTGATCCCGATCTCAAAGCGTTCTACGACTACCACGGTGGTCAGATGGAGCCCTGGGACGGACCGGCCGCGCTCCTGGCGACGGACGGCACACTCGTGTGCGCAACGCTCGACCGCAACGGCCTGCGTCCGGGGCGATGGACTGTCACAACGGACGGTCTTGTCGTCATCGGTTCCGAAACGGGTGTTCTGGACTTCCCGTCTGAGCGCATCGAGAGCCGTGGCCGCCTGCAGCCGGGGACGATGTTCGTCGTAGACACGGCACAGGGCCGCATCATCTCCGATGCGGAGATCAAGCGCGAGCTCGCACAGCAGGAGCCGTGGCAGGAGTGGCTCGACAAGGGCACTGTGCGCCTGTCCGAGCTGCCCGAGCGTGAGCACCTTGTTCACCCGATCGCATCGATTCGTCGCCGCCAGCGCACCTTCGGCTATACAGAAGAAGAACTGAAGATCCTCCTCGGCCCGATGGGCCGCAACGGCGCCGAGCCGATCGGCGCCATGGGGTCCGACACACCGATCGCCGCGTTGAGCGAGCGTCCCCGGTTGCTGTTCGACTACTTCGTGCAGCAGTTCGCGCAGGTCACCAACCCGCCGCTCGACTCCATTCGCGAGGAGGTCGTCACGAGTCTTGCGCTGAACCTCGGCCCCGAGGGAAACCTCCTCACGTGGGGTCCGGACCATGCACGCGGCGTTGGGCTCGACTTCCCGGTGATCGACAACGATGAGCTGGCCAAGATTCAGCACATCGACAGCGCGCTTCCCGGCCGCACGTCGGTCACGGTTCCCGTTCTTTACCGTGTCTCCTCCGGCGCAAAGGGCATGCAGAAGCGCCTCGAGCGCGTCTGCCAGGACGTTGACCGCGCGATCGAGGACGGCGCGGAGTTCATCGTGCTGAGCGACCGCGACTCCAACCAGGACCTTGCTCCTATTCCGTCGTTGCTGGCGGTTTCTGCCGTGCACCACCACCTCATCCGCAAGGAAACGCGGATGAAGGTCGGACTCGTCGTTGAAGCCGGTGACGTGCGCGAAGTGCACCACGTGGCGGTTCTGCTGGGTTACGGCGCAACGGCTGTTAACCCGTATCTGGCGATGGAAACGGTCGAGCACCTCGTTCGTTCCGGATCCGTCACCGGTGTGACGCCCGAAAAGGCCGTCAAGAACCTCATTTACGCCCTGGGCAAGGGTGTTCTGAAGATCATGTCGAAGATCGGCATCTCAAGCGTGTCGTCGTATGCCGGCGCTCAGGTCTTCGAGGCCGTTGGTCTGTCGAGCGAGCTCGTCGAAAGCTACTTCACGGGCACCGAGACGAAGATCGAGGGCGTTGGCCTTGAGGCCATCGCTCGCGATACCGCGGAACGGCACGCCTTCGCCTACCCAGAGGACCGCGCGCCTCGTGCGCACGAGCGCCTGTGGACGGGCGGCGAGTACCAGTGGCGTCGCGACGGTTCGCCTCACCTGTTCAACCCGGAGACGGTGTTCCGGCTGCAGCACTCGACCCGAACACGTCGATACGACATCTTCCGTGAGTACACGAAGATGGTCGACGATCAGGCGGAATCGCTGAAGACGCTCCGTGGCCTGTTCCGCTTCACCGAGGGCGCGCGCACACCGATTCCTCTCGACGAGGTTGAGCCGGTGTCGGAGATCGTTAAGCGTTTCTCCACGGGAGCGATGAGCTACGGCTCCATCTCTCGCGAGGCGCACGAGACGCTTGCTCGCGCGATGAACCAGATCGGCGGAAGGTCGAACACGGGTGAGGGCGGCGAGGACGTTGATCGTCTTCTCGACCCCGAGCGTCGTAGCGCGATCAAGCAGGTCGCTTCTGGTCGCTTCGGCGTGACGAGCATGTACCTCACGCACGCAGACGACATCCAGATCAAGCTCGCGCAGGGTGCCAAGCCCGGTGAGGGCGGTCAGCTGCCCCCCGGCAAGGTGTACCCCTGGGTGGCGCGTACGCGTCACTCGACCCCGGGCGTCGGCCTCATCTCGCCGCCTCCTCACCACGACATCTATTCGATCGAGGACCTCAAACAGCTGATCTTCGATCTGAAGCGAGCGAATCCTTCCGCGCGCATTCACACGAAGCTCGTCAGCCAGTCGGGCATCGGAACGGTCGCAGCGGGTGTCGCGAAGGCACTCAGCGATGTCATTCTCGTGTCCGGCCACGACGGAGGAACGGGCGCGAGCCCCCTCAACTCGCTGAAGCATGCGGGAACGCCGTGGGAACTTGGCCTCGCGGAAACCCAGCAGACGCTGATGCTCAACGGCATGCGCGAGCGCGTTGTTGTGCAGGTTGACGGCCAGATGAAGACGGGACGCGACGTGATGATCGCTGCGCTCCTCGGCGCGGAAGAGTATGGCTTCGCCACGGCTCCTCTTGTCGTTGAGGGCTGCATCATGATGCGCGTGTGCCACCTCGACACCTGCCCCGTTGGCGTTGCCACGCAGAACCCTGTTCTGCGTGAGCGCTATACCGGCAAGGTGGAGCACGTCGTCAACTTCATGGAGTTCATTGCGCAGGAGGTTCGCGAGTACCTCGCCGAGCTGGGCTTCCGCACGCTCGAAGAAGCGATCGGGCATGTTGAAATGCTCGATGTTGACCGCGCGATCCGGCACTGGAAGGCAGACGGTCTCAACCTGTCTCCGATCCTTCGCGGGCCCGTGTTCTCCGCCGACGAGCCGCGGCTTAACCGTCGTAAGCAGGATCATGAGCTGGAGGAACACTTCGACGTTCAGCTCATCGAGAAGGCAGAACACGTTCTCGCATCGGGCGGGGAGATCACGATCGATCTGCCCGTTCGGAACACCGCGCGTGCGGTCGGAACGATGCTCGGTCACCACCTGACGAAGGCTCATGGTGAGCAGGGGCTTCCCGAGGGCGCCATTACGGTGAACCTCACGGGTTCCGCCGGACAGTCTTTCGGTGCGTTCGTGCCGAGCGGCATCACGCTGCGTCTCACGGGAGATTCCAACGACTATGTCGGTAAGGGTCTCTCGGGCGGCAAGATCGTGGTTCGACCGCCGCTCGGCGCCACCTTCGAAGCCTCGAAGAACGTCATCGCCGGTAACGTCATCGGCTACGGTGCGACACGCGGATCGATGTTCTTGCGTGGCAAGGTGGGTGAGCGTTTCCTCGTTCGCAACTCGGGCGCAACGGCCGTTGTCGAAGGCGTCGGAGACCACGCACTGGAGTACATGACCGGTGGCCTTGCCGTGATTCTCGGTGAGACCGGCCGTAACCTGGGCGCCGGTATGTCCGGTGGCACGGCGTATATCTACGGCCTCGATGAGGCACGTGTGAATGCCCAGGCTCTCGCATCGGGCGAGCTGACCCTCGGGGAGCTGGGACCCGCAGATGTCGAGATTCTTCGCGACCTCCTTGAGCAGCACGTCCTCGAGACCGGGTCGCAGCTTGCCCAGCAGATGCTGGACGAGTTCGAGACCGAGGTGACGAAGTTCACGCGGGTGACGCCGCGCGACTTCGCTGCCGTTCAGCAAACACGACAGGCGGCCATCGCCGAGGGGCTTGACCCCGACGGCGACGTTGTCTGGAACCGCATCCTGGAGGTGACCGGTGGCTGA
- a CDS encoding DUF6704 family protein has product MTNNSIGDPGHGHSPAAWTNIIIMLVALSIGTVALFIDQMWLVWASAALFVVGPITGVILSKAGYGVRGPKYQTKAH; this is encoded by the coding sequence ATGACCAACAACTCCATCGGCGATCCAGGACACGGCCACTCTCCGGCAGCCTGGACGAACATCATCATCATGCTCGTCGCACTGTCGATCGGCACGGTGGCACTGTTCATCGACCAGATGTGGCTCGTTTGGGCGTCTGCGGCACTGTTCGTCGTCGGACCGATCACCGGCGTCATCCTGTCGAAGGCCGGCTACGGCGTCCGCGGGCCCAAGTACCAGACCAAGGCCCACTGA
- the lgt gene encoding prolipoprotein diacylglyceryl transferase, with amino-acid sequence MLSSPALPASIPSPSTSYIELGPLTIHFYALCILAGIIAATLLTHYRLTRRGAEPWVVIDVGFPAVLMAFIGARAYHVLTHFDFYFSAGREWWNPFVTDAIWNIWDGGIAIFGALIGGAIGAYIGCRFTGIRFATFADALAPGLLLAQAMGRFGNWFNQELFGLPTDLPWGLEIDPGNHAIPAGLPADTLFHPTFLYEVLWNGLGVIVLLWLGRRTAMQWGRLFAAYLIWYGAGRVVWESIRIDPSEIILGLRTNVWAAILAIVIGLFVLFLQRRHTGQEPSPYRPGHNGWSGNGIASDDTDEYVDTSEPESSEVSPTAAATSTAAAK; translated from the coding sequence ATGCTGTCTTCGCCTGCGCTCCCCGCGAGCATTCCGAGCCCATCGACCAGTTACATTGAGCTGGGTCCTCTGACGATCCACTTCTATGCTCTGTGCATCCTTGCGGGGATCATCGCCGCGACGTTGCTCACGCACTATCGCCTGACACGGCGTGGGGCGGAACCGTGGGTCGTGATCGACGTTGGTTTTCCTGCCGTTTTGATGGCCTTCATCGGAGCGCGCGCCTACCACGTTCTGACACACTTCGACTTCTACTTCAGCGCGGGTCGTGAGTGGTGGAACCCGTTCGTCACAGATGCGATCTGGAACATCTGGGATGGCGGAATCGCGATCTTCGGTGCGTTGATCGGCGGTGCAATCGGTGCTTATATCGGGTGCCGTTTCACGGGCATTCGCTTCGCGACGTTTGCCGATGCGTTGGCACCGGGCCTCCTCCTCGCACAGGCGATGGGACGCTTCGGCAACTGGTTCAACCAGGAGCTGTTCGGGCTACCAACCGACCTGCCCTGGGGTCTTGAAATCGATCCGGGAAACCACGCGATTCCGGCCGGGCTGCCGGCAGACACCCTGTTCCACCCCACGTTCCTCTATGAGGTGCTGTGGAACGGACTCGGCGTGATCGTTCTCCTCTGGCTTGGTCGCCGCACGGCGATGCAGTGGGGGCGCCTGTTCGCCGCATACCTCATCTGGTACGGCGCTGGACGTGTTGTGTGGGAGTCGATTCGCATCGATCCCAGCGAAATCATTCTGGGCCTGCGCACCAACGTCTGGGCAGCGATCCTCGCGATCGTGATCGGGCTTTTTGTTCTCTTCCTCCAGCGCCGTCACACCGGTCAGGAGCCCTCGCCGTACCGCCCCGGGCACAATGGGTGGTCCGGGAATGGGATAGCATCGGACGACACCGACGAGTACGTCGACACCAGTGAGCCTGAGTCGTCGGAAGTTAGCCCAACGGCCGCCGCCACAAGCACAGCAGCCGCGAAGTGA